Proteins from a genomic interval of Quercus lobata isolate SW786 chromosome 11, ValleyOak3.0 Primary Assembly, whole genome shotgun sequence:
- the LOC115968341 gene encoding protein DMR6-LIKE OXYGENASE 1-like isoform X2, with translation MAAIPQPSQPSPTQISKMTTYIKKVAESPGLTSIPSSYAFTPSPNVQAVSEDPEDSIPIIDFSLLTSGTPDQRSQLIQELGQACKYWGFFKLINHGVPESLMEAMIEGIRGFFNLTDEEKREFEGKNLFDPISCGTSVNTSMEKVFYWRDYLKVFVHPEFHFPNKPAGFSELSLEYCERTRGLARELLKAISESLGLEPFYIEKVMNLDKGLQMLYANFYPPCPQPELAMGLPPHSDHGFLSLVTHNGIGGFQLQHNGMWVNVNAIPNSFLVNIADQLELWAQAPPIADAADVVSS, from the exons ATGGCTGCTATTCCCCAACCCTCTCAGCCATCTCCTACTCAAATTTCCAAGATGACGACATATATTAAGAAAGTAGCTGAATCACCTGGGCTCACCTCTATTCCTTCCAGTTACGCTTTTACCCCTAGTCCCAATGTTCAAGCAGTTTCTGAAGACCCAGAAGACTCAATTCCAATCATTGACTTCTCTCTACTCACTTCTGGTACTCCTGATCAACGGTCCCAACTTATCCAAGAGCTTGGCCAAGCCTGCAAGTACTGGGGCTTCTTCAAG TTGATCAACCATGGTGTTCCGGAGAGCTTAATGGAGGCAATGATAGAAGGCATTAGAGGATTTTTCAATCTGACAGacgaagaaaagagagagttcGAAGGGAAAAACCTTTTCGACCCAATCAGCTGCGGAACCAGCGTCAATACATCAATGGAAAAGGTTTTTTACTGGAGGGATTATCTCAAGGTCTTTGTACATCCTGAGTTTCACTTCCCCAACAAACCTGCAGGATTCAG TGAGCTTTCATTAGAGTATTGCGAAAGAACACGAGGACTAGCAAGGGAATTACTTAAAGCAATATCAGAGAGTTTAGGGTTGGAACCCTTCTACATTGAGAAGGTCATGAATTTAGATAAAGGTTTACAAATGTTATATGCAAACTTTTACCCACCCTGTCCACAGCCAGAACTTGCAATGGGCTTGCCACCACATTCGGACCATGGCTTCTTGTCTCTTGTCACACACAATGGAATTGGTGGCTTCCAACTACAACACAATGGGATGTGGGTCAATGTTAATGCCATTCCCAACTCCTTTCTAGTTAACATTGCTGATCAACTTGAG CTGTGGGCACAAGCGCCCCCCATCGCGGATGCTGCAGATGTGGTTTCCTCATAA
- the LOC115968341 gene encoding protein DMR6-LIKE OXYGENASE 2-like isoform X1, which yields MAAIPQPSQPSPTQISKMTTYIKKVAESPGLTSIPSSYAFTPSPNVQAVSEDPEDSIPIIDFSLLTSGTPDQRSQLIQELGQACKYWGFFKLINHGVPESLMEAMIEGIRGFFNLTDEEKREFEGKNLFDPISCGTSVNTSMEKVFYWRDYLKVFVHPEFHFPNKPAGFSELSLEYCERTRGLARELLKAISESLGLEPFYIEKVMNLDKGLQMLYANFYPPCPQPELAMGLPPHSDHGFLSLVTHNGIGGFQLQHNGMWVNVNAIPNSFLVNIADQLEILSNGKYKSILHRAVVNKKVTRISLVMTNGPPLNKIVNPALELVNNGIDQPAYHGITYKEYLQCRQSNSLDGKGNLDHIRIKIV from the exons ATGGCTGCTATTCCCCAACCCTCTCAGCCATCTCCTACTCAAATTTCCAAGATGACGACATATATTAAGAAAGTAGCTGAATCACCTGGGCTCACCTCTATTCCTTCCAGTTACGCTTTTACCCCTAGTCCCAATGTTCAAGCAGTTTCTGAAGACCCAGAAGACTCAATTCCAATCATTGACTTCTCTCTACTCACTTCTGGTACTCCTGATCAACGGTCCCAACTTATCCAAGAGCTTGGCCAAGCCTGCAAGTACTGGGGCTTCTTCAAG TTGATCAACCATGGTGTTCCGGAGAGCTTAATGGAGGCAATGATAGAAGGCATTAGAGGATTTTTCAATCTGACAGacgaagaaaagagagagttcGAAGGGAAAAACCTTTTCGACCCAATCAGCTGCGGAACCAGCGTCAATACATCAATGGAAAAGGTTTTTTACTGGAGGGATTATCTCAAGGTCTTTGTACATCCTGAGTTTCACTTCCCCAACAAACCTGCAGGATTCAG TGAGCTTTCATTAGAGTATTGCGAAAGAACACGAGGACTAGCAAGGGAATTACTTAAAGCAATATCAGAGAGTTTAGGGTTGGAACCCTTCTACATTGAGAAGGTCATGAATTTAGATAAAGGTTTACAAATGTTATATGCAAACTTTTACCCACCCTGTCCACAGCCAGAACTTGCAATGGGCTTGCCACCACATTCGGACCATGGCTTCTTGTCTCTTGTCACACACAATGGAATTGGTGGCTTCCAACTACAACACAATGGGATGTGGGTCAATGTTAATGCCATTCCCAACTCCTTTCTAGTTAACATTGCTGATCAACTTGAG attttaagtaATGGGAAATACAAGAGTATTCTACATCGAGCAGTAGTAAACAAAAAAGTCACAAGGATATCACTTGTCATGACCAATGGACCACCACTCAATAAGATTGTCAACCCAGCACTAGAGTTAGTAAACAATGGAATTGATCAACCTGCATACCATGGGATAACGTATAAAGAATACTTGCAATGTCGACAAAGCAACAGTCTTGATGGGAAAGGCAACTTGGATCACATACGCATCAAAATTGTGTGA